The following are encoded in a window of Lactobacillus intestinalis genomic DNA:
- the ftsA gene encoding cell division protein FtsA, with amino-acid sequence MDNSNLLVGLDIGTTSVKAVVADAGKVIGAVTTPNTGMRHGKIVDIDQTANAISRALKEIAEKTNANIYRVVTGIPVGMLQLETATGLTNVGENGQEVGNADVKRVLQAAVKSAVKDGREPISFLPSRFMIDGKTDVDDPRKMIAHSLAVQGILLTAPSGALHNIKKAIERAGYSNNFFVPTPLAIASVALDEGERTFGSIILDLGGGVTTATVIHEGQIKYANIDLEGGSDITNDISVVLSTSKKDAEQIKLDYGFALPSLASENDKFAVKSVGADGQKMVDEVYLSEIINARLVQTITRIGKGLAKHEALKLPGGIIITGGSSLLQGIDNLVANGLNVKARIYQPDQMGMRTPIYAAAYGIVNYAYKMSDIDYLVASAIYGNNILGELEEVEQENVKISKRPAPTSETEPKEAYNRHKMPRSEKASEDKEENNTKNNSKGIKNFFKKFFD; translated from the coding sequence TTGGATAATTCAAATCTTTTAGTGGGACTAGATATTGGGACCACAAGTGTAAAAGCAGTAGTAGCTGATGCAGGTAAAGTTATTGGCGCAGTTACTACACCTAATACGGGAATGAGACACGGTAAAATTGTTGACATTGATCAAACTGCAAATGCGATTAGTCGTGCACTTAAAGAAATTGCAGAAAAGACCAATGCTAATATTTACCGAGTAGTAACCGGAATTCCAGTAGGGATGTTACAACTGGAAACAGCTACTGGATTGACTAATGTAGGAGAAAATGGCCAAGAAGTTGGTAATGCAGACGTTAAACGTGTTTTACAAGCTGCAGTTAAATCTGCAGTAAAAGATGGCAGAGAACCTATTTCATTTTTACCAAGTAGATTTATGATCGATGGTAAGACAGATGTCGATGATCCACGTAAAATGATCGCACATTCTCTTGCAGTTCAAGGTATTTTGTTGACTGCACCTTCAGGAGCACTTCATAATATTAAGAAAGCGATTGAACGTGCAGGTTATAGTAATAACTTCTTTGTTCCAACTCCACTTGCTATTGCAAGCGTAGCCTTGGATGAAGGGGAGAGAACTTTCGGGTCAATCATTTTGGATTTGGGTGGCGGCGTAACTACGGCTACTGTAATTCATGAAGGTCAAATCAAATATGCTAATATTGACTTGGAAGGTGGTAGTGATATCACCAATGATATTTCAGTGGTTTTAAGTACTTCTAAAAAAGATGCTGAACAGATCAAGTTAGATTATGGTTTTGCATTGCCCAGCTTAGCTTCAGAAAATGATAAATTTGCTGTTAAAAGTGTAGGGGCCGATGGTCAGAAGATGGTGGACGAGGTTTATCTCAGTGAAATTATTAATGCACGTTTAGTACAAACTATTACCCGAATTGGGAAGGGGCTAGCTAAACATGAAGCATTAAAGCTTCCGGGTGGAATTATTATTACCGGGGGAAGCAGTTTGCTTCAAGGAATTGATAATTTAGTTGCAAATGGGTTAAATGTGAAAGCGCGCATTTATCAACCTGATCAAATGGGGATGCGAACTCCAATTTATGCAGCAGCTTATGGTATTGTAAACTATGCTTACAAGATGTCAGATATTGACTACTTGGTAGCAAGTGCTATTTATGGTAATAATATTTTAGGGGAACTAGAAGAAGTAGAACAAGAAAATGTCAAGATTTCGAAAAGACCTGCTCCAACTAGTGAAACTGAACCAAAAGAAGCATATAATAGACATAAAATGCCTAGAAGTGAAAAAGCTTCTGAGGATAAAGAAGAAAATAATACTAAAAATAATAGTAAGGGCATCAAGAATTTCTTTAAGAAGTTCTTTGATTAA
- a CDS encoding cell division protein FtsQ/DivIB, which yields MAKRRVTKIDPRKELSPYINHQSTKNKRKKNTKVSASLSNLHAERRRSLFRRLGSIVVISLIAIIGLGYYVSPLANIGSVRVQGADDLSSKAIVASSGIKASDKVFDYLFNQKSVNNKLVKKYPEIKSVNIKLSHFNQLTLQVKEYSTLGYLKVGNKYRKILANDKLGTRAISWSKADQDKPIFIGTNHESSLKEDLKLFNSFPASFKKEVKVLSGNTRRKSQIILVMKDGNVVIGNITTLKDKIKYYNAIKEKAGKNSLIDLEIGAFSRPLTSSEKRAYDIT from the coding sequence ATGGCTAAAAGACGAGTGACAAAAATTGACCCACGAAAAGAATTGTCACCTTACATAAATCATCAATCTACTAAAAATAAACGAAAAAAGAATACTAAAGTTTCTGCCTCACTTTCTAATTTGCACGCAGAAAGGCGACGTTCACTTTTTAGAAGGCTAGGGTCGATTGTTGTAATTTCTTTAATCGCGATTATAGGTTTGGGATACTACGTTTCTCCCTTAGCTAATATTGGAAGTGTCCGGGTGCAAGGTGCAGATGATCTGTCTAGCAAAGCAATTGTTGCTAGTTCAGGGATTAAAGCTAGCGATAAAGTTTTTGATTATTTATTTAATCAAAAAAGTGTAAATAATAAGCTAGTCAAGAAATATCCAGAAATTAAAAGTGTAAATATTAAATTATCCCATTTTAATCAATTAACCTTGCAAGTTAAAGAATATTCTACTTTGGGTTATCTTAAAGTAGGAAATAAATACCGCAAGATTTTAGCAAATGATAAATTAGGGACACGGGCTATTTCGTGGAGTAAAGCAGATCAAGATAAACCGATATTTATCGGTACTAATCATGAGTCTTCTTTAAAAGAGGACCTTAAACTATTCAATAGTTTCCCAGCTTCGTTCAAAAAAGAAGTTAAAGTACTTAGTGGAAACACACGTCGAAAATCACAAATTATTCTTGTCATGAAAGATGGAAATGTGGTTATTGGAAATATCACTACATTAAAAGATAAAATTAAATATTATAATGCAATCAAAGAAAAAGCTGGCAAAAATAGTTTAATTGATTTAGAAATTGGCGCATTTAGTAGACCGCTTACTTCTAGTGAAAAAAGAGCTTATGACATTACGTAG
- the murG gene encoding undecaprenyldiphospho-muramoylpentapeptide beta-N-acetylglucosaminyltransferase, with product MRVIFTGGGTGGHIYPIMAVIERLKERGISTNDDILFVGTQKGLESKIVPAAGVNFKTIKIQGFNRKHPLKNFETIELFFKATKRAKEILNDFKPDIVVGTGGYVSGAMVYEAAKMHIPTMIHESNSVVGLANKFLGHYVDKICYTFDDAAKQFPEKKKLVKTGNPRSQQVLGLHENEIDLQTKWGLNPQMPTVLVFGGSRGALAINRIMLKSVMELSKKPYQIIWATGTYYYDAVEKKLKDIDLGDNIKVLPYIKNMPALLPEMTCVVSRSGATSIAEFTALGVPAILIPSPNVTHNHQMKNALDLEKAGAALVIPEDDLNPNNFVSSIDHILLDEKYATEMSKASKELGVPDASDQVIKVMEEISR from the coding sequence ATGAGAGTAATTTTTACAGGTGGCGGTACCGGTGGCCACATCTATCCAATTATGGCAGTTATTGAACGTTTGAAAGAACGTGGAATTAGTACAAATGATGATATTCTTTTTGTAGGTACACAAAAAGGGTTAGAATCTAAAATTGTACCTGCAGCTGGTGTGAATTTTAAAACGATTAAAATTCAAGGCTTTAATCGTAAGCATCCCCTTAAGAACTTTGAAACTATTGAATTGTTCTTTAAAGCAACTAAGCGTGCTAAGGAAATCTTAAATGATTTCAAGCCTGATATTGTTGTTGGGACTGGTGGTTATGTAAGTGGAGCAATGGTTTATGAAGCTGCCAAGATGCATATACCAACCATGATCCATGAGTCTAACTCTGTTGTGGGATTAGCTAACAAATTCTTAGGTCATTATGTTGATAAGATTTGTTATACTTTTGATGATGCAGCTAAACAATTCCCAGAAAAGAAAAAACTAGTTAAAACAGGGAATCCTCGTTCTCAACAAGTTTTAGGACTTCATGAAAATGAAATCGATTTACAAACCAAATGGGGACTTAATCCTCAAATGCCAACTGTTTTAGTTTTTGGTGGATCTCGTGGAGCTTTAGCTATTAATCGGATTATGCTCAAGTCTGTAATGGAACTTAGTAAAAAGCCATATCAGATTATTTGGGCAACTGGAACATATTACTATGATGCCGTTGAGAAGAAATTAAAGGATATTGACTTAGGAGATAACATTAAGGTTTTACCATATATTAAGAATATGCCTGCTCTTCTTCCAGAAATGACTTGTGTAGTTTCACGTTCTGGGGCAACTAGTATTGCAGAATTTACTGCTTTAGGGGTACCTGCAATTTTAATTCCAAGTCCTAATGTTACTCATAACCATCAAATGAAGAACGCCTTGGATTTAGAAAAGGCAGGAGCTGCCCTAGTAATTCCAGAAGATGATTTGAATCCTAATAATTTTGTCTCTTCAATTGATCATATTTTACTTGATGAAAAGTATGCCACGGAAATGAGTAAAGCCTCAAAAGAATTAGGTGTTCCAGATGCTTCAGACCAAGTAATTAAAGTAATGGAAGAAATTTCTCGTTAA